The following are encoded in a window of Streptomyces sp. SAT1 genomic DNA:
- a CDS encoding class I SAM-dependent methyltransferase, producing the protein MTRCRLCGSEAMASVVDLGATPPCESFLAADQLDEPEPAYPLHLRVCTDCWLAQLPPLITPEETFKEYAYFSSYSASWVEHARAFVDGAVRRLGLDEGSFVVEVASNDGYLLRHVVDRRIRCLGVEPSVNVGAAALEAGVPTLTAFLDPDTGAAVRAEHGPADLVVANNVYAHIPDVTGFTRGLRALVADDGWVCVEVQHLLTLIEENQYDTIYHEHFQYYTVASAIRALAGGGLALVDVELLPTHGGSIRLWARPAEAAGTPSRRVADVLARERAAGLQELSGYTEFSARVAKVRRDLLRFLVEAADRGETVVGYGAPGKGNTLLNHCGIRPDLLPYTVDRNPYKHGRFTPGTRVPVLPPERIAADRPDYVLVLPWNLRAELVEQLSYVHDWGGRLVFPIPELSIVEVRP; encoded by the coding sequence ATGACACGATGCCGACTCTGCGGCTCCGAGGCGATGGCGAGCGTCGTCGACCTGGGGGCGACACCACCGTGCGAGAGCTTCCTCGCAGCGGACCAGCTGGACGAGCCGGAACCGGCGTACCCGCTGCACCTGCGGGTCTGCACCGACTGCTGGCTGGCGCAGCTCCCGCCGCTGATCACACCGGAGGAGACGTTCAAGGAGTACGCGTACTTCTCCTCGTACTCGGCCTCCTGGGTGGAGCACGCGCGCGCGTTCGTCGACGGCGCCGTGCGGCGGCTGGGCCTGGACGAGGGCTCCTTCGTGGTCGAGGTCGCCAGCAACGACGGGTACCTGCTGCGGCACGTGGTGGACCGCAGGATCCGCTGCCTGGGCGTCGAGCCGTCGGTGAACGTGGGCGCGGCGGCGCTGGAGGCGGGCGTGCCCACGCTCACCGCGTTCCTCGACCCGGACACCGGAGCGGCCGTCCGCGCCGAGCACGGCCCGGCCGACCTGGTCGTGGCCAACAACGTGTACGCGCACATCCCCGACGTCACCGGCTTCACCCGGGGCCTGCGCGCCCTGGTCGCCGACGACGGCTGGGTCTGTGTCGAGGTGCAGCACCTGCTGACCCTGATCGAGGAGAACCAGTACGACACGATCTACCACGAGCACTTCCAGTACTACACGGTCGCCTCCGCGATCCGCGCGCTGGCCGGCGGCGGGCTCGCGCTCGTGGACGTCGAGCTGCTGCCCACGCACGGCGGTTCGATCCGGCTGTGGGCCCGGCCCGCCGAGGCGGCCGGTACGCCGTCGCGGCGCGTGGCCGACGTGCTGGCCCGGGAGCGGGCCGCCGGGCTGCAAGAGCTGTCCGGTTACACCGAGTTCTCCGCCCGGGTGGCCAAGGTGCGCCGCGATCTGCTGCGGTTCCTCGTCGAGGCGGCCGACCGCGGCGAGACGGTGGTCGGCTACGGCGCCCCGGGCAAGGGCAACACCCTGCTCAACCACTGCGGCATCCGGCCCGACCTGCTCCCGTACACGGTCGACCGCAACCCGTACAAGCACGGCAGGTTCACCCCCGGCACCCGCGTCCCGGTCCTGCCGCCCGAGCGGATCGCCGCCGACCGGCCCGACTACGTCCTGGTCCTGCCGTGGAACCTGCGGGCCGAGCTGGTCGAGCAGCTGTCCTATGTGCACGACTGGGGCGGCCGGCTGGTCTTCCCCATACCGGAACTGAGCATTGTCGAGGTCAGGCCATGA
- a CDS encoding glycosyltransferase, translated as MRVLVVHNRYASAQPSGENKVVDQEVALLREAGHRVEVFERRSDDIAARSLPGKAAVPLLVPWNPAVRAELAARLRTARPDVVHIHNVFPLLSPAVLAACADTGVPAVATLHNYTQVCPPGTLHRDGRACTECVGSTPLPAVRHGCYRGSRLATVPLAVGMAVNRRRWWTGVERFFCISAAQREVLVRAGMPAERLAVKHNFVPEPGVRRDGPGEHLLYLGRLAETKGVRLLMAAWDEIAAGGGAGVPLVIAGAGPLEREVTAWAAGRDDVRYAGLLDRDECRRAVARSVAVVAPSTWLEAFGLVVVEAMAAGVPAVAAAHGAFTELVEDGVTGLLHRPGEAASLASCLRRITAEGAPGEAMGRAARLRYEQGFSPAVGLERLLEGYRTAIAGRTALARGGGSRAGRGDGDSG; from the coding sequence ATGCGTGTCCTCGTGGTGCACAACCGCTACGCGTCGGCGCAGCCGAGCGGGGAGAACAAGGTCGTCGACCAGGAGGTGGCGCTGCTGCGCGAGGCCGGGCACCGGGTCGAGGTGTTCGAGCGGCGCAGCGACGACATCGCCGCCCGGTCCCTGCCGGGCAAGGCCGCCGTCCCGCTGCTGGTGCCGTGGAACCCGGCGGTCCGCGCGGAACTCGCCGCCCGGCTGCGTACGGCACGGCCGGACGTGGTGCACATCCACAACGTCTTCCCGCTGCTGTCCCCCGCGGTGCTGGCCGCCTGCGCCGACACCGGGGTGCCCGCCGTCGCCACGCTGCACAACTACACCCAGGTCTGCCCGCCCGGCACGCTGCACCGGGACGGCCGGGCGTGCACCGAGTGCGTCGGGTCCACGCCGCTGCCCGCCGTCCGGCACGGCTGCTACCGCGGCTCCCGGCTGGCGACGGTGCCGCTCGCGGTCGGCATGGCGGTCAACCGGCGGCGGTGGTGGACGGGCGTGGAGCGGTTCTTCTGCATCTCCGCGGCGCAGCGCGAGGTCCTGGTCCGGGCCGGGATGCCGGCCGAGCGGCTGGCGGTGAAGCACAACTTCGTGCCCGAGCCGGGCGTCCGCCGCGACGGCCCCGGCGAGCACCTGCTGTACCTGGGCCGGCTCGCGGAGACCAAGGGCGTACGGCTGCTGATGGCCGCGTGGGACGAGATCGCGGCCGGCGGCGGTGCGGGCGTACCGCTGGTGATCGCCGGGGCGGGGCCGCTGGAGCGGGAGGTGACCGCCTGGGCGGCGGGCCGCGACGACGTGCGTTACGCCGGTCTGCTCGACCGGGACGAGTGCCGCCGGGCCGTCGCCCGGTCGGTGGCCGTGGTGGCGCCGTCGACCTGGCTGGAGGCGTTCGGCCTGGTGGTGGTGGAGGCGATGGCGGCGGGCGTCCCGGCCGTCGCCGCCGCACACGGCGCCTTCACCGAACTCGTCGAGGACGGGGTGACCGGGCTGCTGCACCGGCCGGGCGAGGCCGCCTCGCTCGCGTCCTGCCTGCGCCGGATCACCGCCGAGGGCGCGCCGGGCGAGGCGATGGGCCGGGCGGCCCGGCTCCGTTACGAGCAGGGCTTCAGCCCGGCCGTCGGGCTGGAGCGCCTGCTGGAGGGGTACCGCACCGCGATCGCGGGACGGACGGCACTGGCCCGTGGCGGGGGTTCCCGCGCGGGCAGGGGGGATGGGGACAGCGGATGA
- a CDS encoding right-handed parallel beta-helix repeat-containing protein: MGNKWRHRRLPAALLALALSAAAGCDGTHSARPKPTAAPSASAARVCAEPVPGPAKAPAGAVTVDPAVAGDLAAKTRNSPPHTTFWLRPGTHRLGPDRYAQVLPKEGDTYLGAPGAVLDGRKTNQYAFGGTAPGVTIRFLTVRGFAAPQNEGVVNHDSADGWVIEHTTIRDNSGAGLMAGARQQVRASCLRGNGQYGMNAYKGTGRITGLVLDGNEITGNNTDDWERRKPGCGCTGGVKFWDVDGADVRGNWVHDNRGAGLWADTDNNDFLVEQNVIEANDGAALIYETSYNAVVRDNTIRRNNLVEGRRYADRGDTFPFATVYVSESGGEPRIPARTDEIEIYRNVLEDNWSGITLWENADRFCNSPANTSSGSCTLLVKDARRCARPAIARAPLYSDCRWKTQRVDIHDNRFVLDKAAVGCTVKCDRMAVLANYGTYPDWSPYQGERVAEAITLEQHNRWHDNVYVGPWTFVAHDPSRTLDRTQWQGAPYRQDAGSTFSAPPGGDRDGG, encoded by the coding sequence GTGGGGAACAAGTGGCGGCACCGGAGGCTGCCCGCGGCACTGCTGGCGCTGGCCCTGTCGGCGGCGGCCGGCTGCGACGGCACGCACAGCGCGCGGCCGAAGCCGACCGCCGCGCCGTCCGCGTCCGCTGCCCGGGTGTGCGCCGAGCCCGTGCCCGGTCCCGCGAAGGCACCGGCGGGCGCGGTGACCGTCGACCCCGCCGTCGCCGGCGATCTGGCCGCCAAGACCAGGAACAGCCCGCCGCACACCACCTTCTGGCTCCGGCCGGGCACGCACCGGCTCGGGCCGGACCGCTACGCCCAGGTCCTGCCCAAGGAGGGCGACACCTATCTCGGGGCGCCGGGCGCGGTGCTGGACGGCCGCAAGACCAACCAGTACGCGTTCGGCGGCACCGCCCCCGGCGTCACCATCCGCTTCCTGACCGTGCGGGGGTTCGCGGCCCCGCAGAACGAGGGCGTCGTCAACCACGACTCGGCCGACGGCTGGGTGATCGAGCACACCACGATCCGCGACAACTCCGGTGCCGGGCTGATGGCCGGGGCCCGCCAGCAGGTCCGCGCCAGTTGTCTGCGCGGCAACGGCCAGTACGGCATGAACGCCTACAAGGGCACCGGCCGCATCACCGGCCTGGTGCTCGACGGCAACGAGATCACCGGCAACAACACGGACGACTGGGAGCGGCGGAAGCCGGGCTGCGGCTGCACCGGCGGCGTCAAGTTCTGGGACGTCGACGGCGCCGACGTACGCGGCAACTGGGTGCACGACAACCGCGGGGCCGGGCTGTGGGCGGACACCGACAACAACGACTTCCTCGTCGAGCAGAACGTGATCGAGGCCAACGACGGTGCCGCGCTGATCTACGAGACCAGCTACAACGCGGTCGTCCGCGACAACACGATCCGCCGCAACAACCTGGTGGAGGGCCGCCGTTACGCCGACCGCGGCGACACCTTCCCGTTCGCGACGGTCTATGTGTCCGAGTCCGGCGGCGAGCCGCGGATCCCGGCCCGCACGGACGAGATCGAGATCTACCGGAACGTCCTGGAGGACAACTGGTCCGGCATCACCCTGTGGGAGAACGCCGACCGGTTCTGCAACAGCCCGGCCAACACCTCCTCCGGCTCCTGCACGCTGCTGGTGAAGGACGCCCGCCGCTGCGCGCGGCCCGCGATCGCCCGCGCGCCGCTCTACTCCGACTGCCGCTGGAAGACCCAGCGGGTGGACATCCACGACAACCGCTTCGTGCTGGACAAGGCCGCCGTCGGCTGCACGGTGAAGTGCGACCGGATGGCGGTGCTCGCCAACTACGGCACCTACCCGGACTGGTCGCCGTACCAGGGCGAGCGGGTGGCCGAGGCGATCACCCTGGAACAGCACAACCGCTGGCACGACAACGTCTACGTCGGGCCGTGGACGTTCGTCGCCCACGACCCGAGCCGGACCCTGGACCGGACGCAGTGGCAGGGCGCGCCCTACCGGCAGGACGCGGGCAGCACCTTCTCCGCACCACCGGGAGGTGACCGCGATGGCGGCTGA
- a CDS encoding heparinase II/III family protein — translation MTMSAGWYLRRLSRMGPREIGGRTADAVRRRRWRSAAPPRRPEVTGARFTAVLPAGTAAAVAPDAAKRLLAEADRLMAGHGGWFGVARDDLADPDWSYDPRTGRRAPGGYAFDVPYRDEDAVGDIKQLWEPSRHQYLTVLAAAHALTGDERYAERVAALLRSWWAADPPLRGVHWASGIELGIRLLSWVWIRRLLEGWPGAAALFEDNPVALDQIWHHQRWLAAFPSRGSSANNHAVAEAAGQLAASCAFGWFPSSPRWRADALASLERHLRSNTFGSGLNRELATEYHGLVLELGLAAVAEADAAGVPVPAVVRLVLLRMTDALAAVVDGALRPPRQGDADDGHGLVVDGAGTDRWGSLLATGDAVFGRLDWWPEVTGADVRTPLLAALVRPGAPAVSRPARRPDHFADAGLTVLRGPEGIWCRCDGGPHGFLSIAAHAHADALSVEVRHDGVDVLADPGTYCYHGQPAWRRYFRSTLGHNTLELGGADQSVSGGPFLWTRQARSRVLAADPSGAESGGTARWCAEHDGYRPAVHRRLVELDGATQELRVVDEVRGARRSVRLAFHLGPAVTADLAGHRAVLTWTRDGEDRRAVLDLPAELDWRAHRGESDPPLGWYSPGFGRREPATTLVGTGFTDGTREFTTVLGFGG, via the coding sequence ATGACCATGAGCGCGGGCTGGTACCTGCGGCGGCTGTCCCGGATGGGGCCGCGGGAGATCGGCGGCCGGACGGCCGACGCGGTGCGCAGACGGCGGTGGCGGTCGGCGGCGCCGCCGAGGCGCCCGGAGGTGACCGGCGCCCGGTTCACGGCGGTGCTGCCCGCGGGCACGGCCGCCGCGGTGGCCCCGGACGCCGCCAAGCGCCTGCTGGCCGAGGCGGACCGGCTCATGGCCGGGCACGGCGGCTGGTTCGGGGTGGCCCGCGACGACCTCGCCGACCCGGACTGGTCGTACGACCCGAGGACCGGGCGCCGGGCCCCGGGCGGCTACGCCTTCGACGTGCCGTACCGGGACGAGGACGCGGTCGGGGACATCAAGCAGCTCTGGGAGCCGTCCCGGCACCAGTACCTCACCGTGCTCGCCGCCGCCCACGCGCTCACCGGGGACGAGCGGTACGCGGAGCGGGTGGCCGCCCTGCTGCGGTCGTGGTGGGCGGCCGATCCGCCGCTGCGCGGGGTGCACTGGGCCAGCGGCATCGAGCTGGGGATCCGGCTGCTGTCGTGGGTGTGGATCCGGCGGCTGCTGGAGGGCTGGCCGGGCGCGGCGGCGCTGTTCGAGGACAATCCGGTGGCGCTGGACCAGATCTGGCACCACCAGCGCTGGCTGGCCGCCTTCCCGAGCCGGGGCTCGTCGGCGAACAACCATGCCGTCGCCGAGGCCGCCGGGCAGTTGGCCGCGTCCTGCGCGTTCGGCTGGTTCCCCTCCTCGCCGCGCTGGCGCGCCGACGCGCTGGCGTCGCTGGAGCGGCACCTGAGGAGCAACACCTTCGGTTCCGGCCTCAACCGCGAACTGGCCACCGAGTACCACGGTCTGGTCCTCGAACTGGGTCTCGCGGCCGTGGCGGAGGCGGATGCCGCCGGTGTGCCGGTGCCCGCCGTGGTCCGGCTGGTGCTGCTGCGGATGACGGACGCGCTCGCGGCCGTCGTGGACGGCGCGCTGCGGCCGCCGCGCCAGGGCGACGCGGACGACGGGCACGGCCTGGTCGTGGACGGCGCGGGCACCGACCGCTGGGGCTCGCTGCTGGCCACCGGGGACGCCGTGTTCGGGCGGCTGGACTGGTGGCCGGAGGTGACCGGCGCCGATGTGCGCACCCCGCTGCTGGCCGCGCTGGTGCGGCCCGGCGCCCCGGCCGTGTCCCGCCCGGCTCGGCGGCCGGACCACTTCGCCGACGCGGGCCTGACCGTCCTGCGGGGTCCGGAGGGGATCTGGTGCCGCTGCGACGGCGGCCCGCACGGCTTCCTGTCCATCGCCGCGCACGCCCACGCGGACGCGCTGTCCGTGGAGGTCCGGCACGACGGGGTCGACGTGCTCGCCGACCCGGGGACGTACTGCTACCACGGGCAGCCCGCGTGGCGGCGGTACTTCCGCTCGACGCTCGGCCACAACACCCTGGAGCTGGGCGGCGCCGACCAGTCCGTCTCGGGCGGCCCGTTCCTGTGGACGCGTCAGGCCCGCAGCCGGGTCCTGGCCGCGGACCCGTCCGGCGCCGAGAGCGGGGGGACCGCCCGCTGGTGCGCCGAACACGACGGCTACCGGCCCGCCGTGCACCGCCGTCTGGTGGAACTGGACGGTGCCACACAGGAGTTGCGGGTGGTCGACGAGGTGCGCGGCGCGCGCCGCTCCGTACGCCTGGCGTTCCATCTCGGCCCGGCGGTCACCGCCGATCTGGCGGGGCACCGGGCCGTGCTCACCTGGACCCGGGACGGCGAGGACCGCCGCGCGGTGCTGGACCTGCCCGCGGAGCTGGACTGGCGGGCGCACCGCGGCGAGAGCGACCCGCCGCTCGGCTGGTACTCCCCCGGATTCGGCCGCAGGGAACCCGCCACGACCCTGGTCGGCACCGGATTCACCGACGGCACAAGGGAGTTCACCACCGTGCTCGGGTTCGGCGGCTAG